In Struthio camelus isolate bStrCam1 chromosome 4, bStrCam1.hap1, whole genome shotgun sequence, a genomic segment contains:
- the ABCE1 gene encoding ATP-binding cassette sub-family E member 1 encodes MADKLTRIAIVNHDKCKPKKCRQECKKSCPVVRMGKLCIEVTSQSKIAWISETLCIGCGICIKKCPFGALSIVNLPSNLEKETTHRYCANAFKLHRLPIPRPGEVLGLVGTNGIGKSTALKILAGKQKPNLGKYDDPPDWQEILTYFRGSELQNYFTKILEDDLKAIIKPQYVDQIPKAAKGTVGSILDRKDETKTQTVVCQQLDLTHLKERNVEDLSGGELQRFACAVVCIQKADIFMFDEPSSYLDVKQRLKAAITIRSLINPDRYIIVVEHDLSVLDYLSDFICCLYGVPSAYGVVTMPFSVREGINIFLDGYVPTENLRFRDASLVFKVAETANEEEVKKMCMYKYPGMKKKMGEFELSIVAGEFTDSEIMVMLGENGTGKTTFIRMLAGRLTPDEGGEVPVLNVSYKPQKISPKSTGSVRQLLHEKIRDAYTHPQFVTDVMKPLQIENIIDQEVQTLSGGELQRVALALCLGKPADVYLIDEPSAYLDSEQRLMAARVIKRFILHAKKTAFVVEHDFIMATYLADRVIVFDGVPSKNTLANSPQTLLAGMNKFLSQLEITFRRDPNNYRPRINKLNSIKDVEQKKSGNYFFLDD; translated from the exons ATGGCAGACAAACTAACAAGAATTGCTATTGTTAACCATGACAAGTGTAAGCCAAAGAAATGCCGTCAAGAATGCAAAAAGAGTTGTCCTGTGGTTCGAATGG GAAAACTTTGCATAGAAGTCACATCACAGAGCAAAATAGCATGGATCTCGGAAACACTTTGTATTGGTTGTGGTATTTGCATCAAG AAATGTCCTTTTGGAGCCCTGTCAATCGTTAACTTACCTAGCAACCTGGAGAAAGAAACAACACATAGATATTGTGCCAATGCCTTCAAACTTcacag GTTGCCTATCCCTCGTCCAGGTGAAGTACTGGGATTGGTCGGAACCAATGGTATTGGAAAATCAACTGCCTTGAAAATTCTAGCAGGAAAACAGAAGCCAAATCTTGGAAAGTATGAT GATCCACCTGATTGGCAAGAAATTTTGACTTATTTTCGAGGATCTGAATTACAAAATTATTTCACCAAGATCCTGGAAGATGACTTGAAAGCCATAATTAAACCTCAATATGTGGACCAGATACCTAAAGCTGCAAAG GGAACAGTGGGGTCGATTTTAGATAGAAAGGATGAAACTAAGACACAAACTGTTGTTTGTCAGCAGCTCG attTAACccatctgaaagaaagaaatgttgagGACCTTTCGGGAGGAGAACTTCAGAGATTTGCTTGTGCAGTTGTGTGCATTCAGAAGGCGGATAT CTTCATGTTTGATGAACCTTCTAGTTACCTAGATGTCAAGCAGCGCTTGAAGGCTGCCATAACTATTCGATCCTTGATAAACCCTGACAG GTACATTATTGTTGTAGAGCATGATCTAAGTGTGTTAGATTATCTGTCTGACTTTATTTGCTGCCTGTACGGTGTGCCAAGTGCTTATGGTGTTGTTACTATGCCTTTCAGCGTAAGAGAAG GCATAAACATATTCTTAGATGGCTACGTTCCCACAGAAAATCTAAGGTTTCGAGATGCATCTTTGGTTTTCAAAGTGGCTGAGACGGCAAATGAGGAAGAGGTTAAGAAGATGTGCATGTACAAATatccaggaatgaaaaaaaagatgGGAGAATTTGAACTATCCATAGTAGCTGGAGAATTCACCGATTCTGAAATCATGGTGATGTTAGGGGAAAACG GAACTGGCAAAACTACATTTATCCGAATGCTTGCAGGAAGACTTACGCCTGATGAAGGAG GTGAGGTCCCGGTTCTAAATGTCAGCTACAAGCCACAGAAGATCAGTCCTAAATCTACA GGAAGTGTCCGTCAGCTACTGCATGAGAAGATCAGAGATGCCTATACACACCCCCAGTTTGTAACTGATGTAATGAAACCTCTTCAGATAGAAAACATCATTGATCAAGAG GTTCAGACATTGTCTGGTGGTGAGTTACAGCGTGTTGCGTTAGCTCTTTGTCTCGGTAAGCCTGCAGATGTTTACCTAATTGATGAACCTTCGGCATATTTGGACTCTGAACAGCGTCTCATGGCTGCTAGAGTCATTAAACG tttcaTTCTCCATGCtaagaaaacagcttttgtgGTAGAACATGACTTTATCATGGCTACTTACCTTGCTGATCGTGTGATTGTGTTTGATGGTGTTCCTTCCAAGAACACACTTGCAAACAG